The sequence TAAAACCATAATCACATCTGAACCAAAAGAAAGTTGAAGATTGGTAGATAGTTCAGGAGCAAACATGTGATAAGAGCCATCAAAATGAGATTGAAATTTAACTCCTTCTTCACTGATCTTTCTAATCGCCCCTAAACTATATATTTGGTATCCCCCGCTATCAGTTAAGATAGGTTTAGACCAGTGCATAAACTTGTGCAACCCACCACCTAATTTGATAATCTCCTGGCCAGGTCTTAAGTATAAATGGTAAGTATTGGCTAATATAATTTCTGTCCCTAAGCTTAATAGTTCTTCAGAAGACATCGCTTTTACCGCAGCGTTAGTTCCTACTGGCATAAAGATAGGCGTATTGACTTCACCATGATTAGTAACAAGTTTTCCTACTCGAGCTTGACAATCTTTATCTTTCTTTAAAACCTTAAAATTTATTTCCAAGTTTCCTCTTTATCTAAAATAAGCTCTATCACACCCTGGCTATTTTAATTTAATATCCTAATTCTTTTAAAATATTCTTATTATCGCGCCAGCCTTTCTTCACTTTTACATATAGCTCTAAATAAACCTCTCTTCCTAACAAGTATTCAATGTCTAAGCGAGCCTCTTTCCCCACCTTCTTTAAAGCTTCTCCTTTTTTGCCAATTAAGATCTTCTTCTGGGAATCTCTCTCTACAAAAATTATACCTCTAATATAATCTTTCCCTTTCTCTCTCTCTTTAAATTCTTCGATGATCACCGTAGTAAAATACGGAATTTCTTCTCCATATAAATTAAATATCTTTTCTCTAATAATCTCAGAAGAAAAAAATCGTTCTGGATGAGGCGTCAAGGTATCGGGAGAATAAAAAGGTTCATGGATAGGAAGAAGTTCTATCACTATCTTTAATAACCCCCTTACTCCATCATTTAAAAGAGCAGAAATAGGAATAAAATGAGTAAAATCATATAAATTTTTTACTCTTTTTATTAAAAGCAAAAGGTCTTCTTTTTTAATTAAATCAATCTTATTAATAACTAAGAGTGTGTTTTCAGGAAAAGAATCTTGCTCTTTTAAAAGATCGCCAACTGTCTCTTCTATGTTTTTAGGTTCTCCTAATAACAAAGTTATATCAGCTTCTTTTAAGGCTTGATAAGATAGCTTAACCATCTCTTTTTGGAGTTTATACTTAGGGATAATAATTCCTGGAGTATCTGAGAAGATAATTTGATAATCTTCTTCATTTAAGATACCTAAAATACGATGCCGAGTAGTTTGTGGCTTTGAAGAAACAATAGATAGTTTTTCTTCCAAGAAGGTATTTAAAAGAGT is a genomic window of bacterium containing:
- the era gene encoding GTPase Era, translated to MKTKEFKCGYVSIIGKPNVGKSTLLNTFLEEKLSIVSSKPQTTRHRILGILNEEDYQIIFSDTPGIIIPKYKLQKEMVKLSYQALKEADITLLLGEPKNIEETVGDLLKEQDSFPENTLLVINKIDLIKKEDLLLLIKRVKNLYDFTHFIPISALLNDGVRGLLKIVIELLPIHEPFYSPDTLTPHPERFFSSEIIREKIFNLYGEEIPYFTTVIIEEFKEREKGKDYIRGIIFVERDSQKKILIGKKGEALKKVGKEARLDIEYLLGREVYLELYVKVKKGWRDNKNILKELGY